A genomic region of Aeropyrum pernix K1 contains the following coding sequences:
- a CDS encoding DNA-directed RNA polymerase — MGEGVYSMYYEYVVEEWIGMEPASIYSSEDLDKAALEHLRRLEGRIDEEMGVIVAVLDAKIVGDGIIPPVSGDPSIYYPVRYRVLAFKPVQLEIVRGVVTRADDFGLVVNLGPLDGKVHRNQIMDEGVELLPDRSGFVGLASKREIRVGDVVRARVVHVSRPSRTAQIIGIGLTMRQPYLGKEEWVAPEAKKG; from the coding sequence TTGGGGGAGGGTGTCTACAGCATGTATTACGAGTACGTGGTTGAGGAGTGGATTGGTATGGAGCCGGCTAGCATATACTCCTCTGAGGACCTCGACAAGGCGGCTTTGGAGCATCTCAGGAGGCTGGAGGGGAGGATTGACGAGGAGATGGGTGTTATAGTCGCAGTGCTTGACGCCAAGATAGTGGGAGACGGCATTATCCCCCCAGTGAGCGGTGACCCCTCCATATACTATCCAGTCAGGTATAGGGTTCTAGCCTTCAAGCCAGTGCAGCTCGAGATAGTCAGGGGTGTTGTGACTAGGGCGGACGACTTCGGCCTAGTTGTGAACCTAGGCCCTCTCGACGGGAAAGTCCATAGGAACCAGATCATGGATGAGGGTGTGGAGCTCCTCCCAGACCGGTCCGGCTTCGTCGGCTTGGCCAGCAAGAGGGAGATTAGGGTTGGGGACGTGGTTAGGGCTAGGGTGGTTCATGTGTCGAGGCCAAGTAGGACCGCCCAGATAATAGGGATAGGATTGACAATGAGACAACCCTATCTGGGTAAGGAGGAGTGGGTGGCCCCCGAGGCTAAGAAGGGGTGA
- a CDS encoding glycerophosphodiester phosphodiesterase family protein has protein sequence MEIIGHRANSGRIAIFYSMVGIKAVEVDVSLKSGKPMALHGRPSVRRATPIGRLWGWIDYKLFYRDPLYKPMPLANWLERLWSMGFTKVVIDVKSGGIDPTLLASEVERGWPGQVIYTSENHRYLRRLREEASAVVYTTYSILPVDVADPALKAGAEGVSIRFDLAIEDNVIRALRQSGLKVVVWTVNTEDQAKTVEKLGVDAIVSDRPDKVLRALDKREK, from the coding sequence TTGGAGATAATAGGTCATAGGGCCAACAGCGGGAGGATAGCCATCTTCTACTCCATGGTAGGCATTAAGGCCGTGGAGGTTGATGTCAGCCTGAAGAGCGGGAAGCCGATGGCACTACATGGTAGGCCCTCTGTAAGGAGGGCCACTCCTATAGGACGGCTCTGGGGCTGGATAGACTATAAGCTCTTCTACCGCGATCCGTTATACAAGCCGATGCCCCTAGCTAATTGGCTGGAGAGACTGTGGAGTATGGGTTTCACCAAGGTTGTTATAGACGTCAAATCAGGCGGTATAGACCCTACTCTGCTAGCTAGCGAGGTAGAGAGGGGATGGCCTGGCCAGGTGATCTATACAAGCGAGAACCACAGATACCTTAGACGGCTCAGAGAGGAGGCCAGCGCCGTTGTTTATACAACATATAGCATACTGCCTGTTGACGTGGCAGACCCGGCACTCAAGGCCGGGGCTGAGGGCGTCTCCATAAGGTTTGATTTGGCTATCGAGGACAACGTCATCAGAGCCCTCAGGCAAAGTGGTCTTAAGGTGGTGGTGTGGACTGTAAACACGGAGGATCAAGCGAAAACAGTTGAAAAACTAGGGGTGGACGCTATAGTCTCAGACAGGCCGGACAAGGTTCTTAGAGCCCTCGACAAAAGGGAGAAGTAG
- the spt4 gene encoding transcription elongation factor subunit Spt4: MARRTSLVACKNCGTLVPRGSKVCPECGSTQFTENWSGMLVIIDPENSAIARELGIEKPVRKAILIGKKVMI; encoded by the coding sequence TTGGCTAGGAGGACCTCGCTCGTAGCATGTAAGAACTGTGGCACGCTAGTGCCGAGGGGATCTAAGGTCTGTCCCGAGTGTGGGTCCACCCAGTTCACTGAGAACTGGAGCGGCATGCTAGTCATAATTGACCCTGAGAACTCGGCTATAGCCAGGGAGCTCGGGATAGAAAAGCCTGTCAGGAAGGCTATACTCATAGGTAAGAAGGTCATGATATAG
- a CDS encoding LUD domain-containing protein, with protein sequence MGGSLDDVIKEVSRALGDKDFQEGLMKSGLNNQRKVAEILSSHPEILEAAKKVTEVKRESVKRLGELVERAVESLRRVGANPYYAETAEDAREIVGKIVGSGSIVVMSKSMAAEEIGLREHLESMGNEVWETDLGQLLVMLEGVKPMHNVAPAVHMTRERAARIIREKLGIEVDERDVEGMVAAVREFLREKFFKARVGITGANSMSADTGTIVLVENEGNIRLVSSLPPVHVALVPIDKIVPSVWDAVNVALVQAAFAGFWMPVYISLITGPSATGDIEQIKVLGAHGPREVHVVLLDNGRMKAASHPF encoded by the coding sequence GTGGGCGGTTCTCTAGACGATGTAATAAAGGAGGTTTCCAGGGCCCTGGGGGACAAGGATTTCCAGGAAGGGTTAATGAAAAGCGGTCTAAACAACCAGAGGAAGGTGGCGGAGATACTGTCCAGCCACCCAGAGATACTTGAGGCGGCCAAGAAGGTGACGGAGGTTAAGAGGGAGAGTGTTAAGCGGCTAGGCGAGCTTGTTGAGAGGGCGGTGGAGTCTCTCCGAAGAGTCGGCGCTAACCCTTATTACGCGGAGACGGCTGAGGATGCGAGGGAGATTGTAGGTAAGATCGTGGGCAGCGGTTCCATAGTTGTCATGTCTAAGAGTATGGCGGCGGAGGAGATCGGCCTGAGGGAGCATCTAGAGTCTATGGGTAACGAGGTCTGGGAGACTGACCTGGGCCAGCTACTTGTCATGCTCGAGGGTGTGAAGCCGATGCACAATGTAGCGCCGGCGGTGCACATGACGAGAGAGAGGGCAGCCAGGATAATAAGGGAGAAGCTGGGTATCGAGGTTGATGAAAGGGATGTGGAGGGAATGGTGGCGGCGGTCAGGGAGTTTCTCAGGGAGAAGTTCTTCAAGGCTAGGGTAGGGATAACAGGGGCCAACTCCATGTCCGCGGACACAGGTACTATAGTGTTGGTTGAGAATGAGGGCAATATACGTCTAGTCTCCTCGCTCCCCCCCGTCCACGTGGCGCTGGTTCCAATAGACAAGATAGTGCCTTCAGTCTGGGATGCCGTTAACGTGGCGCTTGTGCAGGCGGCCTTCGCAGGCTTCTGGATGCCAGTCTATATCTCCCTCATCACAGGCCCTTCAGCAACGGGCGACATAGAGCAGATAAAGGTGCTCGGCGCCCACGGCCCCAGGGAAGTCCACGTGGTGCTACTAGACAACGGGAGGATGAAGGCCGCTAGCCACCCTTTCTAG
- a CDS encoding 4Fe-4S dicluster domain-containing protein, protein MRCIRCGRCSFECPVFLHTANLWGGPAYGGPMGMGWTAITLGEDLAGEISYLCLGCGRCDEVCPVEIPLSSIISKLKARAASRVEEV, encoded by the coding sequence CTGAGGTGTATAAGATGCGGTAGGTGCAGCTTCGAGTGCCCGGTCTTCCTCCACACGGCAAACCTGTGGGGCGGCCCGGCGTACGGCGGGCCCATGGGTATGGGATGGACAGCTATAACTCTGGGCGAGGACCTAGCTGGAGAGATAAGCTACCTATGCCTGGGCTGTGGCAGGTGCGATGAGGTATGCCCCGTGGAGATACCTCTTTCAAGCATCATTTCAAAGCTTAAAGCACGCGCCGCTTCCAGAGTTGAGGAGGTTTGA
- the pyrC gene encoding dihydroorotase: protein MAGWTVCVDFLYTGDKMLEDACAVISGERVERVHTGGFRGQPDLDLRGRSSLALPGVIDMHVHLRGLKLSYKEDEVSGTAAAASGCVTLVADMPNTQPPLRTPEALREKLASLEAGAKVDYTVYAGVPRSYGEAVEMASMGIAGFKIYPEDLVNLDSIKNVLEAAEEAGILVVLHPESHDMFAGPDYGWLRRVARPCHAEAASVELLHDAARECGCKPRVHITHASCPATVVESKKRGFTVDVTPHHLFLSEEEVAGPTHSWGKVNPPLRGVGERSLLTQLTIEGLVDAIASDHAPHSTWEKWMHPAIAPPGFPWLEWWPGFTAARLMRAVGLERFYSMVSQTPSTILGVGDRCLWDGCPATISVLQLERTRVYHKGYTKALYTPVLGMESFDCAATVIRGKIAYTAWEGVRGGATGVLATRVVH, encoded by the coding sequence TTGGCTGGCTGGACGGTCTGTGTGGATTTCCTCTATACTGGTGATAAGATGCTGGAGGACGCCTGTGCAGTAATATCCGGTGAGAGGGTAGAGAGGGTTCATACCGGAGGCTTTCGCGGCCAGCCGGATCTAGACCTGAGAGGGCGTAGCAGCCTCGCCCTACCAGGAGTTATTGACATGCACGTGCATCTACGGGGTCTGAAGCTCTCCTATAAGGAGGACGAGGTTAGTGGTACTGCGGCCGCGGCGAGCGGGTGCGTTACGCTCGTGGCCGACATGCCCAATACCCAGCCACCCCTGAGGACGCCCGAGGCGCTTAGGGAGAAGCTCGCCTCGCTAGAGGCTGGTGCTAAGGTGGATTACACTGTCTATGCGGGGGTGCCGAGGAGCTATGGCGAGGCGGTGGAGATGGCTTCAATGGGTATAGCAGGGTTCAAAATATACCCCGAGGATCTGGTCAACTTGGATAGCATCAAGAACGTGCTGGAGGCCGCTGAAGAGGCCGGAATCCTGGTGGTACTCCACCCTGAGTCTCACGATATGTTTGCAGGACCAGACTATGGCTGGTTGAGGCGAGTTGCGAGGCCGTGCCATGCTGAGGCTGCCTCCGTCGAACTCCTCCACGATGCTGCGAGGGAGTGCGGGTGCAAGCCTAGAGTCCATATAACCCACGCATCATGCCCTGCGACAGTCGTGGAGTCGAAGAAAAGAGGGTTTACTGTTGATGTTACACCTCACCACCTTTTCCTGTCAGAGGAGGAGGTAGCTGGCCCGACGCACAGCTGGGGGAAGGTTAACCCCCCGCTCAGGGGGGTTGGAGAGAGAAGCCTGTTGACGCAGCTAACTATTGAGGGATTGGTGGATGCGATAGCCAGCGACCATGCTCCACACAGCACGTGGGAGAAGTGGATGCACCCTGCCATCGCCCCTCCAGGTTTTCCGTGGCTTGAGTGGTGGCCCGGCTTCACGGCCGCCCGCTTGATGCGTGCCGTAGGTTTAGAGAGGTTCTATAGCATGGTTTCCCAGACACCCTCTACTATACTCGGTGTTGGGGATAGGTGCCTGTGGGACGGCTGTCCCGCCACGATCTCCGTGCTCCAGCTAGAGAGGACTAGGGTGTATCACAAGGGCTACACCAAAGCCCTCTACACCCCAGTGCTAGGCATGGAGAGCTTCGACTGTGCTGCAACCGTGATAAGGGGTAAGATAGCCTATACAGCGTGGGAGGGAGTACGGGGGGGTGCCACCGGTGTACTCGCAACCCGAGTTGTCCATTAG
- a CDS encoding S8 family peptidase produces the protein MGTKIAAIAIALIFILPLFPVYTGSAAGASTVVIAKINPEEFNPKAVEALQGKVIYVADLAPVAIISIPGKAVGLLSKLPGVVSVSEDGVVQAMAKPPWAGGGNKSQPAEVLPWGVDYIDAELVWPDGVTGWVDVNGDGDGEIEVAVIDTGVDKDHPDLAGNIVWGISVLNGRISSNYQDRNGHGTHVTGTVAAIDNDIGVIGVAHSVEIYAVKALGNGGYGSWSDLIIAIDLAVKGPDGVIDADGDGVVAGDPDDDAPEVISMSLGGSSPPPELHDVIKAAYNLGITIVAAAGNDGADSPSYPAAYPEVIAVGAIDENGNVPSWSNRNPEVAAPGVNILSTYPDDTYEELSGTSMATPHVSGTVALIQAARLAAGLPLLPPGSESDTTPDTVRGVLHTTATDAGDPGYDSLYGYGIIDAYDAVQTAVSS, from the coding sequence GTGGGAACTAAGATCGCGGCTATTGCGATCGCGCTGATCTTCATTCTGCCTCTCTTCCCTGTTTATACGGGATCGGCGGCTGGGGCTAGCACGGTTGTGATAGCTAAGATTAATCCTGAGGAGTTTAACCCTAAGGCGGTGGAGGCTCTTCAGGGCAAGGTAATATATGTTGCTGATCTGGCCCCCGTTGCTATAATTAGCATACCAGGAAAGGCTGTAGGCCTGCTCTCTAAACTACCTGGTGTTGTCAGCGTTTCCGAGGACGGCGTGGTCCAGGCTATGGCCAAGCCGCCGTGGGCTGGCGGCGGGAATAAGTCTCAGCCTGCCGAGGTCCTGCCTTGGGGTGTCGACTATATCGATGCCGAGCTAGTATGGCCCGATGGGGTTACCGGCTGGGTTGACGTTAACGGTGACGGGGACGGCGAGATAGAGGTTGCCGTTATTGACACTGGTGTCGATAAGGACCATCCCGACCTTGCAGGCAACATTGTCTGGGGGATATCTGTTTTGAACGGCAGGATATCCTCCAACTACCAGGATAGAAACGGCCACGGTACACACGTAACGGGCACTGTAGCCGCCATAGACAACGATATAGGGGTGATAGGGGTTGCACACAGCGTGGAGATCTACGCCGTTAAAGCTCTCGGTAACGGGGGTTACGGCAGCTGGAGCGACCTTATAATAGCTATAGACCTTGCTGTGAAGGGGCCGGACGGCGTAATTGACGCTGATGGAGATGGCGTCGTCGCTGGGGATCCAGACGATGATGCTCCAGAGGTTATCTCCATGAGCCTAGGTGGGAGCAGCCCACCACCAGAACTCCACGACGTTATCAAGGCGGCGTACAACCTTGGAATAACTATTGTCGCAGCAGCGGGTAACGACGGGGCGGACAGCCCCTCATACCCTGCAGCCTACCCTGAGGTAATAGCGGTAGGCGCTATAGACGAGAACGGCAACGTACCTAGCTGGAGCAATAGAAACCCTGAGGTTGCTGCACCTGGAGTGAACATACTAAGCACCTACCCCGACGATACCTATGAGGAGCTGAGCGGCACTAGCATGGCGACTCCACACGTGTCAGGGACTGTGGCTCTAATACAGGCTGCCAGGCTGGCCGCTGGCCTCCCTCTACTCCCTCCGGGAAGCGAGAGTGACACTACTCCAGACACCGTGAGGGGCGTACTGCATACTACTGCTACTGACGCGGGAGACCCAGGCTACGATAGCCTGTATGGATACGGTATCATAGACGCCTATGACGCCGTGCAGACTGCCGTCTCAAGCTGA
- a CDS encoding GTP-dependent dephospho-CoA kinase family protein, with protein MSVALSIPLLSLPEDMREALAAAAGPVYSGDRFRRQLLQTPCSGVACIGDYVSQACIATLSTAWTGPLILVVDGKTRRESWRDMVVPQGFRVHRVRSPPGSLSLEAYTTICKLMEEYGRHVVFVEGEEDLIALAALDCGIDWTVVYGLPGVGGVVVHRCLRKPGLENSSVLAFKPGTGVHHQSSP; from the coding sequence ATGTCGGTCGCCCTGTCTATACCGCTCTTAAGCCTGCCGGAGGACATGAGGGAAGCACTAGCGGCAGCGGCAGGGCCCGTATATAGCGGCGATAGGTTCAGAAGACAGCTCCTCCAGACTCCCTGTAGCGGTGTTGCTTGCATAGGCGACTACGTATCCCAAGCATGCATCGCTACACTCTCTACCGCGTGGACAGGCCCCCTCATCCTTGTGGTAGACGGAAAGACAAGGAGGGAGAGTTGGAGAGACATGGTTGTGCCGCAGGGCTTCAGAGTCCACAGGGTTCGAAGCCCCCCGGGTTCACTATCTCTGGAGGCCTACACGACAATTTGCAAACTAATGGAAGAGTATGGTAGGCATGTGGTTTTTGTAGAAGGAGAAGAGGACCTCATAGCCCTCGCGGCCCTCGACTGCGGCATCGACTGGACGGTGGTCTACGGCCTTCCTGGTGTCGGAGGCGTTGTTGTGCATAGATGCCTGAGAAAACCTGGCTTAGAGAACTCTAGCGTTCTAGCGTTTAAACCGGGGACGGGAGTGCATCATCAATCATCTCCGTAG
- a CDS encoding dihydroorotate dehydrogenase: protein MYSQPELSISIAGLRLQRPVGNASGILGWEPREARLVEEGGGGFFVAKSVTYQPRKGYPQPHLYPVAGGIVNAVGLANPGFREASKMLAQTVEEASIPVIASIAGGAPGEWVEMASTLEEAGVSAVELNLSCPHFAGGGLELGQDPAAVASVVSAVASTLRIPVIAKLGYSDRLVDAASKALEAGARGLTLINSMRAMKIDVYAKKPVLGNRVGGLSGKPIHPIAVRAVYEVYGETRADIFAAGGVESWEDAVEFYLAGAKAVQVGAAFITIGPHVLRSIVEGVRRYLWVEGFRSLQDIVGYAHRA from the coding sequence GTGTACTCGCAACCCGAGTTGTCCATTAGCATCGCAGGCCTACGTCTCCAGCGACCCGTCGGCAATGCCAGCGGCATCCTAGGCTGGGAGCCCAGGGAGGCCAGGCTTGTGGAGGAGGGTGGTGGAGGGTTTTTCGTTGCTAAAAGTGTCACATACCAGCCGAGAAAGGGCTATCCCCAGCCTCACCTCTACCCTGTGGCGGGTGGGATTGTTAACGCCGTGGGCCTCGCAAACCCTGGTTTTAGAGAGGCTTCGAAGATGCTCGCTCAGACTGTGGAGGAGGCGTCGATACCGGTTATAGCAAGTATAGCTGGGGGCGCTCCGGGCGAGTGGGTTGAGATGGCCTCAACGCTCGAGGAGGCTGGTGTTTCGGCTGTAGAGCTCAACCTGAGCTGCCCACACTTCGCTGGCGGAGGCCTCGAGCTGGGTCAGGATCCGGCTGCGGTGGCTAGTGTTGTGTCTGCTGTCGCCTCGACCCTAAGGATACCTGTTATTGCCAAGCTCGGCTACAGCGATAGGCTAGTTGACGCTGCTTCGAAGGCCCTAGAGGCTGGTGCGAGGGGGCTGACTCTGATAAACAGCATGAGGGCGATGAAGATAGATGTATACGCTAAAAAGCCTGTCCTGGGAAACAGGGTCGGCGGCCTCTCCGGCAAGCCGATCCACCCCATAGCTGTTAGGGCGGTTTATGAAGTCTATGGGGAGACGAGGGCGGACATATTTGCTGCTGGCGGTGTTGAAAGCTGGGAGGATGCGGTGGAGTTCTACCTAGCTGGGGCTAAGGCTGTTCAGGTTGGAGCCGCCTTCATCACGATAGGGCCCCATGTCCTCCGCTCTATCGTTGAAGGTGTAAGAAGGTATCTCTGGGTAGAGGGTTTCAGGAGCCTGCAGGATATTGTGGGGTACGCGCATAGAGCCTAA
- a CDS encoding DUF4145 domain-containing protein, translated as MDRDVIGPTECDEYREQRNSKINDEWNLLIEDKNVFANTYIIVSTAVDLYREALSAYQNGAYMAAILMSGVALEALVYDLVAALRGYVKCYEGNIYEAELDSNVYKWVRLDSALQELKNSGIINKPLERRFYRAREMRNLVAHYAQKRQKRLRESIAEIIKAREDRKTYAIIKGLEKGLWATEEEALNTLKETAWILKALIERAYKEFCY; from the coding sequence TTGGACAGAGATGTTATCGGGCCCACCGAGTGCGACGAGTATAGGGAGCAAAGGAATAGTAAGATCAATGATGAATGGAACCTGCTTATCGAAGATAAAAATGTCTTTGCTAACACTTATATCATCGTAAGCACGGCCGTAGACCTATACAGGGAAGCCCTTTCAGCTTACCAGAATGGCGCGTACATGGCCGCAATACTGATGTCAGGTGTTGCGCTCGAAGCTCTAGTGTATGACCTAGTTGCAGCTCTTAGGGGTTACGTAAAATGTTATGAAGGGAATATTTATGAGGCTGAGTTAGACTCAAATGTATATAAATGGGTTAGGCTCGATTCCGCTCTTCAAGAGCTAAAGAATTCTGGTATCATTAACAAGCCTCTAGAAAGAAGATTCTACCGTGCCAGAGAGATGAGGAACCTGGTAGCTCACTACGCCCAGAAGAGGCAAAAGAGGTTGAGAGAGTCAATAGCCGAGATCATTAAGGCTAGAGAGGATAGAAAGACATATGCAATCATTAAAGGACTGGAGAAAGGTTTATGGGCTACTGAAGAGGAAGCCCTAAACACGCTAAAAGAAACGGCGTGGATCCTTAAAGCACTCATAGAAAGAGCCTATAAAGAATTCTGCTATTAG
- a CDS encoding CBS domain-containing protein, translated as MPVFKRYMRSPRLKAKHVMSTPPVTIEVGRSIAEAARLMAERGVGSLIVVDKQGLVKGILTERDIINSLASGKACAEGKVEDIMSRNPIVASPDDDLEIIIEKMRDMNIRHIPVIDEDGRPLGMISVRDIIDLGVSALKLFVE; from the coding sequence ATGCCCGTTTTCAAGAGATATATGAGAAGCCCCAGACTTAAGGCGAAGCACGTAATGTCGACACCCCCTGTAACTATTGAAGTAGGCAGGAGTATTGCAGAGGCTGCCCGTTTGATGGCGGAGAGAGGAGTGGGGAGCCTCATCGTCGTAGACAAGCAGGGGCTGGTGAAGGGGATACTAACTGAGAGGGACATAATAAACAGTCTAGCCTCAGGAAAGGCCTGTGCAGAAGGCAAAGTCGAAGATATAATGAGCAGAAACCCCATTGTAGCAAGCCCCGACGACGACCTGGAGATAATAATAGAGAAGATGAGGGACATGAACATAAGGCACATACCAGTTATAGACGAGGACGGCAGGCCACTGGGCATGATATCTGTGAGGGACATAATAGACCTTGGGGTATCTGCGTTGAAACTCTTTGTAGAGTAG